One window from the genome of Mucilaginibacter ginsenosidivorans encodes:
- the kaiC gene encoding circadian clock protein KaiC: MTREKKNKKTDTIYQTLPKVPSGISGLDEVTMGGFPKGRPTLICGDAGCGKTLMSIEFIVKGATLYDEPGVFMAFEESREDLAMNVASLGFDIERLQKENKIKIDHVHIEREQIEETGEYNLDGIFIRLGYAIDSIGAKRVVLDTIENLFSGLENEGILRSELRRLFGWLKEKGVTALITGEKGNGMLTRQGLEEYVSDCVIFLDHRVIDQVSTRRLRIVKYRGSVHGTNEYPFLIDEDGISVLPITSLSLDKQVSTERISSGIPALDKMMGGKGFYKGGSILVSGTAGTGKTSIAAYFANQTCNEGKKCIYFAFEESPRQIVRNMRSIGMNLEKHIDKGLLRFNASRPTMFGLEMHLVSIYKMIRDFKPDVVILDPITNLVTVGAMSEVKAMLVRLIDFLQDEQITVMFTALTLNSTVSEQTDEGVSSLVDTWLLVRDIESNGERNRGLYVIKSRGMKHSNQVREFIITDHGLDLVDVYLGPDGVLTGSAREARKIEEETGLALRDYAVNAKDREITRQRKTLEAKISSLRNEFESAEEQLNRIYNEELLRKQVIDKTRETMTKMRRGDDENGAAAKNKRKKNENR; this comes from the coding sequence ATGACCAGGGAAAAGAAAAACAAGAAAACAGATACAATTTACCAAACACTGCCAAAAGTGCCTTCAGGCATTTCAGGGCTTGATGAAGTAACCATGGGTGGTTTCCCTAAAGGCCGCCCGACACTGATATGTGGCGATGCCGGTTGCGGCAAAACCCTTATGTCGATAGAGTTCATCGTAAAAGGTGCAACACTATATGACGAGCCTGGAGTATTTATGGCGTTCGAAGAAAGCCGCGAAGATCTCGCAATGAATGTGGCATCGCTGGGTTTTGACATCGAACGCCTGCAAAAGGAAAATAAAATAAAAATTGACCATGTTCACATCGAGCGCGAGCAGATAGAAGAAACTGGTGAATATAATCTCGACGGTATTTTCATCCGCCTTGGATATGCCATAGACAGCATAGGCGCAAAACGCGTGGTGCTAGATACTATTGAAAATCTTTTTTCAGGGTTAGAGAACGAGGGTATACTGCGTTCCGAACTGCGCAGATTATTTGGCTGGCTGAAAGAAAAAGGTGTTACAGCTTTGATAACCGGCGAAAAGGGCAACGGCATGTTAACCCGGCAGGGATTGGAAGAATACGTATCCGATTGCGTTATATTCCTCGATCACCGGGTTATCGACCAGGTATCAACACGGCGTTTGCGTATCGTAAAATACCGCGGATCGGTACATGGTACCAACGAATATCCATTTCTTATAGATGAGGATGGCATATCCGTTTTGCCTATCACCTCGCTCAGTCTCGATAAACAGGTGTCCACCGAGCGCATTTCTTCGGGCATACCGGCGCTCGATAAGATGATGGGTGGCAAGGGCTTTTACAAAGGTGGCAGTATCCTGGTGTCGGGCACAGCCGGTACCGGTAAAACCAGTATTGCGGCTTATTTTGCCAATCAAACCTGTAACGAGGGCAAAAAGTGCATCTATTTTGCTTTTGAAGAATCTCCCCGGCAAATCGTACGCAACATGAGGTCGATAGGCATGAACCTTGAGAAGCATATCGATAAAGGATTGCTGAGGTTCAATGCTTCGAGGCCTACCATGTTCGGCCTCGAGATGCACCTGGTATCGATCTATAAAATGATCAGGGACTTTAAGCCCGACGTGGTGATCCTCGATCCCATCACTAACCTGGTAACCGTTGGCGCCATGAGCGAGGTTAAAGCGATGCTGGTCAGGCTGATCGATTTTTTGCAGGACGAGCAGATAACCGTAATGTTTACAGCGCTTACCTTAAATTCTACGGTGAGCGAACAAACCGACGAGGGCGTATCATCCCTGGTTGACACCTGGCTGCTGGTACGGGACATTGAATCGAACGGCGAGCGTAACCGGGGATTGTATGTGATCAAATCGCGTGGTATGAAGCATTCTAACCAGGTTCGCGAATTTATCATCACCGATCACGGACTCGACCTGGTGGATGTTTACCTTGGTCCGGACGGCGTATTGACGGGTTCGGCACGTGAAGCACGCAAGATAGAAGAAGAAACCGGACTTGCGCTGCGCGATTATGCAGTAAACGCCAAGGACAGGGAAATAACCAGGCAACGGAAGACCCTGGAAGCTAAGATATCCAGCCTGAGGAATGAGTTTGAGTCGGCTGAAGAGCAATTGAACAGGATATATAACGAGGAGTTGCTACGCAAACAGGTAATAGATAAAACACGGGAGACGATGACGAAGATGAGGAGGGGAGATGATGAAAATGGTGCAGCTGCAAAAAACAAAAGAAAAAAGAATGAGAACCGATAA
- a CDS encoding circadian clock KaiB family protein — protein sequence MRTDKKWELRLYVAGKTERSVTALTNLRKYCEEHLKGQYRIEVIDLLEKPQLAEGDQILAIPTLVRKVPEPIRKIIGDLSNEEKVLVGLNIIPA from the coding sequence ATGAGAACCGATAAAAAATGGGAGCTGCGATTATATGTGGCCGGTAAAACGGAACGTTCTGTAACGGCCCTCACTAATTTGCGAAAATATTGCGAAGAGCATTTGAAAGGGCAATACAGGATAGAAGTTATTGATCTGTTAGAAAAGCCGCAGTTGGCCGAAGGAGACCAGATACTTGCCATCCCAACATTGGTACGAAAAGTACCCGAACCGATACGTAAAATAATTGGCGACCTCTCAAACGAAGAAAAAGTACTGGTGGGTTTAAACATTATCCCTGCTTGA
- a CDS encoding circadian clock KaiB family protein, with translation MKIAGTDCDRGNEGINVYVLRLFVAGTSPNSIRAITNLKAICEKYLAGRYELEIIDVHQQAEKAEFEQLIALPMVIKKSPGTERRLIGDMSDTGKVLKGLGIKDAAI, from the coding sequence ATGAAAATAGCCGGTACAGATTGTGATAGGGGAAACGAAGGGATAAATGTATACGTGTTGCGCTTGTTTGTCGCCGGTACATCGCCCAATTCCATACGTGCAATAACTAATTTAAAGGCTATTTGCGAAAAATATCTCGCAGGCCGTTACGAACTGGAGATCATTGATGTGCATCAACAGGCCGAAAAAGCTGAGTTTGAACAGTTGATCGCGCTGCCAATGGTCATAAAAAAATCGCCCGGAACCGAAAGAAGGCTTATTGGCGATATGTCAGATACCGGCAAAGTTTTGAAAGGATTAGGAATAAAAGACGCAGCCATTTAA
- a CDS encoding ATP-binding protein, translating to MDTSKSYEQLLNENQELNFKLEEANDTIEAIRTGQVDAIVVNGPNGHKVYSLKTADHTYRVFIEKMSEGAVTLDNVRTIIYSNSRFAAMVGLPLEKVIGMSFDTFIPEETYEDYKALIIEGWKDDVKQEFALENYNDGRTPCLFSCNVLELDDGVTALSLIITDLTQQKEIQRQLKSQNEKLEIARNETERMNDQLEETVKVRTVDLHNSREHFKLLANNITQMAWTNLPDGEVNFYNNRWFTYTGLGFEELKNHGRATIVHPDDLENTLQKYTSALQTGQVFEVENRYKRHDGTYRWHLNRAMPQLNGDGEIVFWIGTATDIEDQKKELEKKDEFIGVASHELKTPLTSLKGYLQLMKMQLKDNYPPVFSTYLDKANAVANKLQHLVDDLLDVSKINAGRLDYRMEVINLKDIVDDCAESSRHIYNGFTFVVDNDHDYMIRANTERLEQVITNLVNNAVKYSKTDKHIIIKTEQKGDNSVRVSVTDFGIGLDQDQKKKIFERFYRIEDKKYMTSGLGMGLYISSQIMSTHNGTMGVESEPGKGSTFYFELPLEK from the coding sequence ATGGATACATCAAAGTCATATGAGCAATTACTGAATGAGAACCAGGAGCTGAACTTCAAACTGGAAGAAGCTAATGATACCATTGAAGCTATTCGTACCGGCCAGGTTGATGCCATTGTGGTTAACGGACCCAACGGCCACAAGGTGTATTCCCTGAAAACGGCCGATCATACTTACCGCGTTTTTATAGAAAAGATGAGTGAAGGCGCGGTAACGCTCGATAACGTCAGAACCATTATTTATAGCAACAGCCGCTTTGCAGCAATGGTGGGTTTACCTCTGGAAAAAGTGATCGGCATGTCATTCGATACTTTTATACCCGAGGAAACTTATGAAGATTACAAGGCGCTTATCATAGAGGGGTGGAAGGACGATGTTAAACAGGAGTTTGCCCTGGAGAACTATAATGACGGACGCACGCCCTGCCTGTTCTCGTGCAATGTGCTCGAACTTGACGACGGCGTTACCGCGCTCAGCCTTATCATTACCGATCTTACCCAGCAGAAAGAAATACAGCGGCAGCTTAAATCACAAAATGAGAAGCTGGAAATCGCGCGTAATGAAACTGAGCGGATGAACGATCAACTGGAAGAAACTGTAAAAGTACGTACGGTCGATCTGCACAACAGCAGGGAGCATTTTAAGCTGCTGGCAAATAACATTACGCAAATGGCCTGGACAAACCTTCCCGACGGGGAAGTGAATTTCTACAACAACAGGTGGTTTACTTACACCGGGCTTGGATTTGAGGAATTAAAAAATCATGGGCGCGCAACCATTGTGCATCCCGACGACCTGGAAAATACCTTGCAAAAATATACTTCCGCGTTGCAAACCGGCCAGGTATTCGAGGTGGAGAATCGCTATAAACGGCACGATGGTACTTATCGCTGGCACCTGAACAGGGCCATGCCACAGTTGAACGGGGACGGAGAGATTGTTTTCTGGATCGGGACAGCGACCGATATTGAAGATCAGAAAAAGGAATTGGAAAAAAAGGACGAATTTATCGGGGTAGCAAGCCACGAACTAAAAACGCCCTTAACCAGCCTGAAAGGCTACCTGCAGTTGATGAAAATGCAGCTAAAGGACAATTATCCGCCGGTATTTTCTACCTACCTTGATAAGGCCAATGCCGTAGCAAATAAACTGCAGCACCTGGTGGACGATCTGCTGGATGTAAGTAAAATAAACGCCGGACGGCTTGATTACCGGATGGAAGTAATTAACCTGAAGGATATTGTTGATGACTGTGCGGAAAGTTCAAGGCACATCTATAACGGTTTTACTTTCGTGGTAGATAATGATCACGATTATATGATAAGGGCGAACACAGAACGCCTGGAACAGGTAATAACAAACCTGGTAAATAATGCCGTAAAATATTCAAAGACGGACAAACACATCATTATTAAAACCGAACAGAAAGGCGATAATAGTGTACGGGTATCGGTCACCGATTTTGGTATAGGCCTCGATCAGGATCAGAAGAAAAAGATATTTGAACGTTTCTATCGTATCGAGGACAAAAAATATATGACCAGCGGCCTTGGCATGGGTCTTTATATTTCTTCACAAATAATGAGCACCCACAATGGTACGATGGGTGTGGAAAGCGAGCCGGGTAAGGGCTCCACATTCTATTTTGAGTTGCCGCTGGAAAAATAA
- a CDS encoding serine hydrolase domain-containing protein: MKRQHSFILLVFVFFVSVRAVDAQTYKPPVFTDADRLKKIEETFPVIDKLYKEYAEQNHFPGLVYGIIADGKLVHAGGIGYTSIADKTEATSKSDFRIASMSKSFTAMAILKLRDEGKLRLDDPISLYIPEAKNMKRLTKDAPAITIRHLLTHSAGFPEDNPWGDRQLANTDQQLTDLYKKGVSFSNDPGLGYEYSNLGFATLGYIIKKVSGKTYEQYITDNILKPLGMNHTYWEYTKAPKQLLAHGYRWLDGKWVEQPMLHDGSYGAMGGMITTIEDFAKYEAFHLSAWPPRDAAEMGPVKRSSVREMQYPWDINGFNVNYKTATGRSYPFASAYCYGLRWRKYIDGMTAVGHTGGLPGFGSEWTIYPEYGIGVVCFANLTYANTGTVNLQVADTLIRLSGIKMRQLPPSDILIKRKDQLIKLLPGWDNAKASGIFAINFFMDYFPDKLKAEATAIFEKAGNITSVGEVVPENQLRGYFIMKGEQANIKVSFTLTPENPALIQEYHIALVK, encoded by the coding sequence ATGAAACGTCAGCACTCATTTATCCTTTTAGTTTTTGTGTTTTTTGTATCAGTTCGCGCGGTCGATGCCCAAACCTACAAGCCACCTGTATTTACTGACGCAGACCGCCTCAAAAAGATAGAAGAAACGTTCCCGGTTATCGATAAGCTATACAAAGAGTATGCTGAACAAAATCATTTCCCGGGCCTGGTATATGGTATCATAGCCGATGGCAAACTGGTGCACGCCGGTGGTATAGGCTACACCAGCATCGCCGATAAAACAGAAGCAACATCCAAATCGGATTTTCGTATCGCGTCCATGAGCAAGAGTTTCACAGCCATGGCGATATTGAAGCTGCGTGACGAGGGCAAACTAAGGCTGGACGATCCTATTTCCCTGTATATTCCCGAAGCAAAAAACATGAAGCGCCTTACTAAAGACGCCCCGGCGATAACCATACGCCATTTGCTGACCCATAGCGCCGGTTTCCCGGAGGATAATCCATGGGGCGACCGTCAACTGGCCAATACCGATCAGCAATTGACCGATCTATACAAAAAAGGTGTCTCTTTCTCTAACGATCCCGGGCTTGGGTACGAATACAGTAATCTTGGTTTTGCCACACTCGGTTATATCATTAAAAAGGTCTCGGGTAAAACCTATGAACAATATATCACCGACAATATCCTGAAGCCTTTGGGTATGAACCATACCTATTGGGAATACACCAAAGCGCCCAAACAATTGCTTGCCCATGGCTACCGCTGGCTCGACGGCAAATGGGTGGAACAACCTATGCTGCACGATGGGTCATACGGTGCGATGGGAGGGATGATCACTACAATAGAAGATTTTGCAAAGTACGAAGCCTTTCACCTTTCAGCCTGGCCTCCGCGCGACGCCGCGGAAATGGGGCCGGTTAAAAGAAGTTCGGTGCGCGAAATGCAATACCCCTGGGATATTAATGGGTTCAATGTGAATTATAAAACTGCTACCGGCAGAAGTTATCCTTTCGCATCGGCCTATTGCTATGGCTTGCGCTGGCGAAAATATATCGATGGCATGACGGCGGTTGGACATACCGGCGGTCTGCCCGGCTTTGGCAGCGAATGGACGATCTATCCGGAATACGGTATAGGTGTTGTCTGTTTTGCCAACCTAACTTATGCCAACACCGGAACGGTTAACCTGCAGGTTGCCGATACTTTGATCAGGCTGTCCGGCATAAAAATGCGCCAATTGCCGCCATCTGATATACTAATCAAACGGAAGGATCAATTGATAAAATTATTGCCCGGCTGGGATAATGCCAAAGCCAGCGGAATATTCGCCATCAATTTCTTTATGGATTACTTCCCCGATAAGTTAAAAGCTGAAGCAACCGCCATATTTGAAAAGGCAGGGAATATTACATCAGTAGGCGAAGTAGTACCCGAGAATCAATTGCGTGGGTATTTTATCATGAAAGGCGAACAGGCAAATATCAAAGTAAGCTTTACCCTAACACCCGAAAACCCTGCTTTGATACAGGAATATCATATCGCCTTAGTTAAATAG
- a CDS encoding TonB-dependent receptor — protein sequence MKRYLPLIIAILLCSQALAQNISVKGTVADAATKEKLPGVTVLVKSTGQGTATDQNGRFTVSASPGDVLTFRYTGYKVQTITLNGQTTVDVELVSDISQLNEVVLVGTRSAGRVKLETPVPVDVVNVTKASSNTGRLDLTDILNYAAPSFNYNKQSGSDGADHVELGTLRGLGPDQTLVLIDGKRRHSTAFVSVFGTRGRGNSGVDLSSIPVSSIDRVEILRDGASAQYGSDAIAGVINIVLKKTVNQLTVNAGYSGYYDPAFNSRNALAMGQYPHGGAIDGNGFSLDANYGLPIGKNKGFINFSVDYDVNGKTFRQTHDTAFGNPKALPLNNVRRANGDGSASSISALFNSEIPLAGTKTTFYSFGGFSYKGSDDYAFTRNFSGSPGRFPTDANGELIPVSGIIFNTPDGDSYYNPIIQTHNTDLSLAVGFKGTIGKDVDWDISNTIGNNTFHFYGDKTFNASLGTGQTHFYDGGPQFLQNSTDLNFSKHYSTIFSGLNVGAGAEYRYERYMINAGEAGSYSNYNEDKATGSQGFPGYQPGDEVTAHRTVEGIYLDLEADVTSKWLVDFANRLEHYSDFGYNLSTKFASRYKVTDNFNIRGSLGTGYRAPSLQQINYSSSYTNVQGGVISEVKIAPNYSPITKAAGIPTLKQEKSKNAGLGFTFQPLKELTFTVDGYLIKVKDRVVLSGQFSADNTDLDPAFIAALNSLHVTQAQFFDNAANTTNKGLDVVIEYNKTVGDDRYRLLFAGNFQHMTIDQINYPPKLSATDQLRQTFLSDREQKFILASAPPEKLTLNPEYGHKKFTFGARVTYFGKIDLLGYGENFDGIHPVVPTDANPDVTVPDEYIYSGKFVHDAYISFKANKNVHFSIGCDNVFNVHPDLGAVIAAKGYAYNNEPGGPSDPVQMGNNGRRFFVRAGFTF from the coding sequence ATGAAAAGATATTTACCCCTTATTATTGCCATTCTATTATGTAGCCAGGCCTTAGCACAAAATATCAGCGTAAAGGGTACCGTTGCCGATGCAGCAACCAAAGAAAAGCTACCCGGCGTTACCGTCCTGGTCAAATCGACAGGGCAGGGAACCGCAACCGACCAAAATGGTCGCTTCACCGTATCCGCATCACCGGGCGACGTACTGACATTCAGGTACACCGGATACAAAGTTCAAACCATAACCCTTAACGGACAAACTACCGTCGATGTAGAACTGGTAAGCGACATTTCTCAACTGAATGAAGTGGTGCTTGTTGGTACGCGGTCGGCGGGCAGGGTTAAACTGGAAACACCAGTCCCGGTGGATGTGGTTAATGTGACGAAAGCCTCTTCCAATACTGGCAGGCTTGATCTGACCGACATCCTGAACTACGCCGCCCCATCGTTCAACTACAATAAACAATCAGGATCCGACGGCGCAGACCACGTGGAACTGGGTACCTTAAGAGGGCTCGGACCCGACCAAACCCTTGTGCTCATCGATGGCAAGCGCAGGCACTCAACGGCTTTTGTATCTGTGTTTGGCACCAGAGGCCGTGGCAACTCAGGGGTCGATCTTAGTTCGATCCCTGTTTCATCTATCGACAGGGTCGAAATATTGCGCGACGGCGCCTCGGCACAATACGGGTCGGATGCCATTGCCGGGGTTATTAATATCGTTTTGAAGAAAACAGTTAATCAATTAACTGTAAATGCGGGCTATTCCGGCTATTATGACCCGGCTTTTAATAGCAGGAACGCATTGGCAATGGGTCAATATCCGCATGGGGGCGCTATAGATGGCAATGGCTTCTCTTTAGATGCCAATTATGGCTTGCCTATCGGGAAGAATAAAGGCTTTATTAACTTTTCGGTCGATTATGATGTCAATGGCAAAACCTTCCGGCAAACCCATGATACCGCCTTTGGTAACCCTAAGGCATTGCCGCTCAACAATGTGAGGCGTGCTAACGGCGACGGTTCTGCCAGCAGCATAAGCGCCTTGTTTAACTCTGAAATCCCATTGGCCGGAACCAAAACCACCTTTTACAGTTTTGGCGGATTTAGTTATAAGGGTTCCGACGATTATGCCTTTACGCGGAATTTTTCCGGTTCGCCCGGTCGTTTCCCAACAGACGCCAACGGCGAGCTGATACCTGTAAGTGGTATCATATTCAATACACCGGATGGGGACAGTTATTACAACCCCATCATCCAAACCCACAACACCGATCTGTCCCTCGCCGTGGGCTTCAAAGGCACAATAGGCAAAGATGTGGATTGGGACATCAGCAATACCATCGGTAACAACACCTTTCATTTTTATGGCGATAAAACCTTCAATGCCTCCCTGGGCACCGGGCAAACACACTTTTACGATGGCGGGCCGCAGTTTCTGCAAAACTCGACCGATTTAAACTTCAGCAAGCATTACAGCACAATATTTTCGGGGCTGAACGTAGGTGCAGGTGCCGAGTATCGTTACGAGCGTTATATGATCAACGCGGGCGAAGCCGGCTCCTACAGCAATTACAATGAAGATAAGGCCACCGGTTCGCAGGGTTTCCCCGGTTACCAGCCAGGTGACGAGGTGACCGCGCACCGTACCGTTGAAGGTATTTACCTTGACCTTGAAGCGGACGTAACCAGCAAATGGCTGGTTGATTTTGCCAATCGTCTTGAACATTACAGCGACTTTGGATACAACCTGAGTACTAAATTTGCGAGCCGTTATAAAGTGACCGACAACTTTAACATTCGTGGTTCATTGGGTACAGGTTACCGCGCGCCGTCTTTACAACAGATCAATTACAGTTCGTCCTATACCAATGTACAGGGCGGCGTGATTTCTGAAGTGAAAATAGCACCCAACTATAGCCCCATAACCAAAGCAGCCGGCATACCAACATTGAAGCAGGAAAAATCGAAGAACGCAGGTCTTGGATTTACCTTTCAGCCGTTAAAGGAATTAACTTTCACTGTCGATGGATACCTGATCAAAGTAAAAGACCGCGTGGTACTTTCGGGGCAGTTCAGCGCTGATAATACCGACCTCGACCCGGCATTCATAGCGGCGTTAAATTCGCTGCACGTAACGCAGGCACAGTTTTTTGATAATGCAGCAAATACGACTAACAAGGGTTTGGACGTAGTTATCGAATACAATAAGACAGTGGGCGACGATCGGTACCGCTTGTTGTTCGCCGGCAACTTCCAGCACATGACCATTGACCAGATCAACTACCCTCCGAAACTGAGTGCCACCGACCAGCTAAGACAAACGTTTTTGAGCGACCGCGAGCAGAAATTCATCCTCGCTTCGGCACCACCGGAAAAACTCACATTGAACCCTGAATACGGCCATAAGAAATTCACTTTTGGCGCACGGGTTACTTATTTTGGCAAAATAGACCTATTAGGGTATGGTGAGAATTTTGACGGCATACACCCTGTGGTTCCTACCGATGCAAACCCTGATGTAACCGTACCCGATGAATATATTTACAGCGGAAAGTTTGTACATGATGCTTATATCAGCTTTAAGGCTAATAAAAACGTACACTTTTCAATAGGTTGCGATAACGTGTTCAATGTTCACCCCGATTTAGGCGCGGTGATAGCTGCCAAAGGTTATGCTTACAATAACGAACCGGGCGGCCCATCTGATCCTGTCCAAATGGGCAACAACGGACGTCGCTTTTTTGTGAGAGCCGGCTTTACTTTCTAA
- a CDS encoding DUF3078 domain-containing protein: protein MKRILLLLTLLTASYTGFSQTTPGDTTKKDTAWKIHGQNTFLINQSSFTHWAAGGANAFAANVVFDYDFNYKKDKWSWDNKVIVGYGLSKQAGTGWRKNDDRIILNSLAGYKAAQYWLYTFYANFQTQFTKGYNYNADNTRTLISAPFAPAYLTFGPGFAYKKSDNFRVNISPLAARITMVSNDSLSNAGSFGVTSGDKSLFEFGASLDGYLKFNIATNITFENALKLYSNYLKQPGNIYADYTGNIFMKVNKLVTVNFGVELISDPNAKIPVTENGITAEHSLLQVKQIFGAGLTYKF, encoded by the coding sequence ATGAAACGCATCTTACTATTACTAACATTATTGACCGCCAGTTACACAGGCTTTTCTCAAACCACTCCGGGCGACACAACAAAAAAGGACACCGCCTGGAAAATACACGGGCAAAACACTTTCCTTATTAACCAGAGCTCGTTTACGCATTGGGCCGCGGGTGGCGCCAATGCTTTTGCTGCCAACGTGGTTTTTGATTACGATTTTAATTACAAAAAGGACAAATGGAGCTGGGATAATAAGGTAATTGTCGGCTACGGCCTGAGCAAACAGGCTGGTACCGGCTGGCGCAAGAATGATGACCGCATTATCCTGAATAGTTTGGCCGGGTACAAGGCGGCGCAATACTGGTTGTATACCTTTTATGCTAACTTTCAAACCCAATTTACCAAAGGATATAATTACAACGCCGACAATACCCGCACTTTGATATCTGCACCGTTTGCACCGGCCTATCTTACATTCGGTCCCGGCTTTGCTTATAAAAAATCTGATAATTTCCGGGTGAATATCTCGCCATTGGCAGCCCGTATCACCATGGTAAGCAACGATTCACTTTCGAATGCAGGATCTTTTGGCGTAACATCGGGTGATAAATCCCTGTTTGAGTTTGGCGCTTCGCTGGATGGCTATTTAAAGTTCAATATCGCAACCAATATCACCTTTGAAAATGCACTCAAACTGTACTCCAACTATTTAAAACAACCTGGAAATATTTATGCCGATTACACTGGCAATATCTTTATGAAGGTGAACAAACTGGTGACCGTTAACTTCGGGGTTGAGCTCATTTCCGACCCGAATGCAAAAATACCGGTTACCGAGAATGGCATAACGGCTGAACATTCGCTGCTACAGGTGAAACAAATATTCGGCGCAGGGCTGACCTATAAGTTTTAG
- a CDS encoding DUF2306 domain-containing protein: MKSKTLLWAPFALAAIGIGVYPLKYYIVDMHGRGLWASKTPELLANSAWHTAFYMHITFGGIAMLTGWTQFSQKLRNRYLSVHRLVGKIYVASVMLSSIAGFYIAMFASGGITCMLGFGSLALCWLFTDIMAYTSIIKRRFKDHENWMIRNYALTFAAVTLRIYLPLSQMAHIDFLSAYRVISWICWVPNLLIAGIIISKRAGIPVQVPMPSKG, translated from the coding sequence ATGAAGTCAAAAACTTTACTATGGGCACCTTTCGCCCTGGCAGCGATCGGGATAGGTGTTTACCCCCTTAAGTATTATATAGTTGATATGCATGGCCGGGGTCTCTGGGCAAGCAAAACGCCTGAATTATTGGCAAATTCCGCCTGGCATACGGCTTTTTACATGCATATCACTTTTGGTGGCATAGCCATGCTTACCGGGTGGACACAATTCAGTCAAAAACTACGCAACCGTTATTTGAGTGTTCACCGGCTCGTAGGGAAAATATATGTCGCTTCGGTTATGCTAAGCAGTATTGCGGGGTTCTATATAGCGATGTTTGCATCCGGTGGCATTACCTGCATGCTGGGTTTTGGCAGCCTGGCGCTTTGCTGGCTATTTACGGATATTATGGCTTATACCAGCATTATTAAGCGAAGGTTTAAGGATCACGAGAACTGGATGATCCGCAATTACGCACTTACCTTTGCTGCAGTTACCCTGCGTATTTACCTGCCGCTATCGCAAATGGCACATATTGATTTTCTTTCCGCTTACCGGGTCATATCGTGGATATGCTGGGTGCCAAACCTGCTCATCGCCGGGATCATCATCAGCAAAAGAGCAGGAATACCCGTGCAGGTACCGATGCCTTCGAAAGGCTAA